The window TATTCTGAGTTGCCATGTTCGTTTTTAACCTACGCTGCACTATATCTCTAAGTAAATTTTAGGTTGCTTTGTATATTAATGAAGGTTTAACGAATAGAATCAAAGACACTGAGGACCTTAGATAACTGGTCTAACTGCCCTTCACACCTTTTGGTGAAAATAGACCCAGAAAGACTGACCTGCCCAAGGACACAAGGTTGGTTGCCACTCTGCCTCCAAAGGCTATACGTGAAAAAGAGATACTGATTCATACAATCTATTAATGTGTTGAAACCTATTTTGGGATTGACAGAACAGATAGACTCTCTCCTGAAATCTCCAATACACATCTCAAAACGATTAGGACAATCATCCAAACAAGGTTATGTGTAATATCTGAAAATAGGTTTTCCTaggcaaaggaaaaggaaagaataatacTTGgctaaatgttataatttttaaatgattcctaACCACTTGTTATAAAAatcacctgttttatttttatatcagtttgATAAGTGAATGGTAAaccaacctgattaaaaaaataaaaactaaaatgaaaaataatgaatgcttttaaaaagataaatcaaacaATGGTGCCTTTTGATATAGGATTTCTGTGGCTAATACTAGGTATTGCCAAGTAATAACACATTTTgcaattcaaaaaaagaaatgccaatTCTTGTATCATATCACCTGTGTTGGTGTGGCTGCCACACTAGGGGAGAAGCAGATCTGGGCAACACCCCACTTCTGAGATAAAGAAACTGTGTCGAGTGCGGAGGGGGTTTGAGCTGAGCCAGGGGGTTTCCAAGTACTTCACACTgcccctctttcttctttcctttccacctccctccctcaaGTCTGTACCTGCTGTCGCGCTCTCCTCCGCCCCCTCGTTGACTcatcccctccttcctctttctcttgatTTATCCCTTTCTATTCCGTTCTCCCAGGACCTCCTCCCCACTCTTACTTTAAATAATCACTCTGGCTGTTGGATTCTGCCTCTTCAAGCAGGAAGGGTGCAGGATCCCATTTGGGGAGACCAGATACATGGTTGTGATGGTGTCTAGTCACTTATCCTTCATAGATTTCAGTTTCCCCTTTTAAAATAGGATTGACAAGTCCTGCCTTACCTCCTTCTCCAGAACCAGGGTGCAATGTTTTTCAGAAAGGGCCTTGGAAAAGCCCCTAAATGGTATGACTAATCAGGATGAAACCCTCCCACCCAATGGCCTTCTGCCCTGGCACTGTGCTTACCACAGACGGACAGCGAGGGCTCTGCCTCGTGCCACCCACCCTGCTCAGTCCTGTCCCCAGTCTTCTCCCACATGATGCCGCTGCCCCACTTCTTCCTTCGCCAGTTCTTTCTCCTGCCGCACCCCACTCCCTGCACCCACTGAGGCATGACACCCAGACAATAGGCTATCCCCTTTGAATTGTTGAGGAGGTTACACTGGGATGTcataaaatggaatcatgaaaGCCCCTGAATGTATAAAGGACTCATCATTGAACGCTCCCCGTACTCTGCCAGGTGAGGACTGTTACTGCTGGCTGATGAGGGGAAGGTGCAAAGCTGGGGAACAGTTGAGCGGGGCTCTCAATGTTTTCACACCGTAAAGCAGGGCAATGGGGAGATCAGGCCCTGCTGGTCCCCCCAACTCCACTCTTGTGAGCTTCAGAagacctgcctgctggctgccttGTGTCCATGCTGACCTCAGTCATGCTGGGTGGAACCCATGTGGAAGTCCCTGGTCCAGAGGAGAGGGACCAAAGTTGGTCCACCATATATTCATTCTATACACTGGCCATGGGACAGGTGATCTGCTTGGGAGTTGATGGGCACGGGAATGAGACATTGGCCTCAAGGTGTTCATGGTCAATTGGGAGACAAACGCACAACTGTCGTCTAGGTGATGAGTGCCACTCTGCTCCCATACTGGTGTGCTCCTGGTGCCATAGTTGGCAGAGCAGGGAGGCCAGAGAAGGCCAAGTGTTTCCATGAGAAGTAGAATGGAGAGGACTGGGGGGAGAGTTTGGAAATGGAAGCATCAATGACAAGAGTCTCTAAACCTGGGGTCCCAGCCTGAGATCCTGGAATGGGGCTTGGAGTGAGGTGGGAGCCATGTCCCACCCTGTTTGACAGAGCCACTTCAGTTCCTAACAACTGAACTTATCGTTATGATTAGCAAAGCTCCGGCATGGTTACCACTTCCATCCTTCAAACCGCAGCAGAGCCATCAAATCTGAGTGCGTCCCTGACTTCCCCTCCGGCAGAACTGGCTGCTTCCCCATTCCCCATGCGTACCCCTTGTCTCAGGTCAGGGTCCCtaaagcagaccctgagacacaAATTCAAGGATTCGTGGGCaagtggtgtggggacagaggcccaaaaagcagtttccaggctctcggcctcacatagaaaggtgctggctcaggtagtaaatggccatcgactgtgatcaaatggccatcagctgtggctagttggccgtcagctgtaaccagtgagccattgggcactaatataactgctgtggctaggctagcagaaaagggggagctagcaagaagatggtggctgagtctgcaagcggcacagtgagggttgagaattgtgttgctcctggttcctgtgtctccaacccagccgccagcgagagtatagtggtgtgactcccctacctatggctccgtgggtgttcctttttggcctcaccatgtcctgcgttcttgtgtggggagcgggagcagagaccccacaaaccccgcaggccgccccgcacgacacttggcatagacggcaggatcccctgcactacaagtGGCTTATTAGGAAGTGCTTCCAGGGGAAGCCAGCAGGGGAGGGGGACTGCGAAGTCTCACAGCATGGAAGGTAACTGACTTGACCCCGCCAGGGACTCAGGAAGCAGTATAGGTCACACTGGACCTGGAGTCCGTATCTCTCCAGCAGATACTGGTCCAGGGCTGCCCTGATCATGGAAGTTTTGAGTCACTTCCCATTTTTCTATAGCCTGTAGGTTAGGTAGCTCTGGCAGCCTGAAGGCGGGGACTGCAAGGCCACCAAAAGCCAGTGTGCACGAACATGGTAAATATGTCCAAGGGGATATGGATGACAATGACACATCTGCTTCATTCTATGCCGACTCTGTCAGCACCTGTGATACTTTATTACATACACTTGATCACATATCTGTCTGCCCACTAGAAGTCTGGCATATGCAAGAGCaggtgaatgaatgactgaatgaatgaatggaaagaaggagATAGGATGACTACCCATTGTCAGCTGTAGAAACTTAGAAGGATGAGTAACTTACCCAGGATCCCACAGGGAAGGAGCAGCACAGCCAGGACCCCCATCAGCCTTCTTGACTGTGAATCCAAAGCTTTTGTACTTTGTCCTGGTGGAGCAAtggttcccctcccccagccctttcTTAGAGCACCCCAAAATAGCTTTTGACTCAGCTGGACAACAACTTCCCGTTCGCAGAACTTAGGCTTCTAGGACTTTCAAGGAAGCCTAGAGGCATTGAGGGGAGGCTATACCAAGGCGTGTTTCCTCCTAGCTTCCTCTATAAAGAGCAGAAGGAGGTTGGGGTGCCCTTCAAGGAACCAGGTCCATTGAACCCAGTCCATCTCCTCCTGCTCCCAGTTTTGCTCTCCAGGACATGGCAGGCCCCACAACCATGGcagccagcctcctcctcctggtTCTGTGTACCCACTGCATTGCCCCTGCAGGTAAGATTTCCAGCCCCAGCATGGCTCTCTTGAGCAGGACAACCATCCTGAGGGCATAGCTGGGATGGCACAGTGGGGGGCGGAGGGCCGATCAGCCTGGAGTTGGAGGGGAATGCTGCTGCCCTGTGACTAGATCAGAGGCATTTAGGGAAGGGGACAGGCTCCGTCTGTGTCTGAAGCCCAGAGCCTAGGGCAGGATGAGAAAGGACACAGCTCTTCTCTTTCCGTCTCTTAGGCTCTGTGACCATACCGTCTTCCTGTTGCATGTCCTTCATTTCCAAGAAAATTCCTGAGAGCCGAGTGGTAAGCTACCAGCTGTCCAGTGGGAGTATCTGCCCCAAGGCAGGAGTGATGTAAGTAACTAGTACTTTCCGCTGGGCATCTGAcgggagaggagcagggagatGGGACCCTCCAGGGTCACTGAGGGGTGAGGTTAGGAGGATCCAGCTCTGTGATTCTGGGGActcacctctctgagactcaacTTCCACACCCAGAAAACTAGGAAGAGGATTCAGAATCAatgattatttattgagcaccaaatATATACTAGGCACCATTCAGGGCATAtaatgttatcttttttcttcccctttctttcacCTCCCCAGACTTCAGTTCAAGCCgatgtttctcagtctagttgtgtaggacacagctccctggcccatgctggcgttatgagccttgcgctccccctgctGAGGCAGCCGGTCACCAGTggttggtcggctgctcacagcagctcacggcagctcttgctggctgccagccgTTCACAATGGCttctggccaccagccactcatggcagcacatagcagctcacgatggctgccggccactcatggcagaaTACGGTAACCCTCGGCAGCACATGacagccactgggccggcccataATGTTATCTTAACTAACCCTCTTGACCATCTTATGAGTCAGATAggatcatcctcattttacagagggcaactgaggctcagaaaagtgacTGCTCGAGGTCACCTGGGACTCAAATAATTCATAGCTGCCTCTCACACAAGGCAGGAGGTGTGAACTCACTGTGTAAACAGTGGCATGCTGTAGAAAGGTGTTGTTCATATTATTAGTGATTTCTCCCACTGGCACCAGACCCAGTGCCACTGGCCTGGAGGAGGACATCCTACTGCCCCATCCCAGCCCTGATGTCCTTATTGGCCACACTTCCTTGCATAGCGTGTGAATTGGAggttctgcctttttttcttgaggatttttaatgcattttcttaCTCCTCCCTGTGAGT is drawn from Rhinolophus ferrumequinum isolate MPI-CBG mRhiFer1 chromosome 7, mRhiFer1_v1.p, whole genome shotgun sequence and contains these coding sequences:
- the CCL24 gene encoding C-C motif chemokine 24; protein product: MAGPTTMAASLLLLVLCTHCIAPAGSVTIPSSCCMSFISKKIPESRVVSYQLSSGSICPKAGVIFTTKKGQKFCGNPKKQWVQRYMKNLNSKQKKASSWGQGNGHPSLSPETPY